A single Clostridium sp. AN503 DNA region contains:
- a CDS encoding RNA ligase RtcB family protein has translation MNNENCILISNKKNWVEQAAIDQLRGVSRLPGMVRTVGLPDLHPGKSPVGMAALSEGRFYPHLIGNDIGCGMSLYLTGVKQKRLRMEKWVARLNSIREFSDILCDIPYEEPCPIRDFGTIGSGNHFMEFQCLDRVFDDQLADRLGLAEDRVFLLVHSGSRGYGQDILSRYYVPEGLLEGSDRAREYMAEHDNALLWAGRNRLAAAEKMLDYLGTDSEVTPILESCHNYVERTEEGWLHRKGSVSARQGAVVIPGSRGSLTYVCMPREDTRIALDSISHGAGRKWARSICKSRIDRMYDRKSIRSTKFKSQVVCHDTNLLFAEAPEAYKPVEQVIESLREFGLIDVVAVLRPLITYKG, from the coding sequence TTGAATAATGAAAATTGCATATTGATCAGTAACAAAAAGAACTGGGTAGAACAGGCGGCCATAGACCAGCTGCGCGGCGTCAGCCGGCTGCCGGGCATGGTGAGGACGGTGGGGCTGCCGGACCTGCATCCGGGGAAAAGTCCCGTGGGGATGGCGGCCCTCAGCGAAGGAAGGTTTTACCCCCATTTGATCGGGAATGATATTGGCTGCGGAATGAGCCTCTATTTGACCGGGGTAAAACAGAAGCGGCTCAGGATGGAGAAATGGGTTGCACGGCTTAATTCCATCCGGGAGTTTTCGGATATCTTATGTGATATTCCATATGAAGAACCATGTCCGATCCGGGACTTTGGAACCATTGGTTCGGGGAATCATTTTATGGAATTCCAGTGCCTGGACAGGGTGTTTGACGACCAGTTGGCAGATAGGCTGGGGCTTGCGGAGGACAGGGTTTTTCTTCTTGTCCATTCCGGATCAAGAGGCTACGGTCAGGATATCCTTTCCCGCTATTATGTACCGGAGGGGCTTTTAGAGGGTTCTGACAGGGCCAGAGAGTATATGGCGGAGCATGATAACGCGCTTTTGTGGGCCGGGCGGAACCGGCTGGCGGCGGCAGAGAAGATGCTGGATTATCTGGGAACGGACAGTGAGGTGACGCCGATACTGGAGAGCTGCCACAATTATGTGGAGCGTACGGAGGAAGGCTGGCTGCACCGCAAGGGAAGCGTATCGGCCAGACAGGGAGCAGTAGTGATCCCCGGTTCCAGGGGAAGCCTGACCTATGTGTGCATGCCGAGGGAGGATACCCGTATCGCGCTGGATTCTATTTCCCACGGGGCGGGCAGAAAGTGGGCGCGGAGTATCTGTAAGAGCCGGATCGACAGGATGTATGACCGGAAATCCATCCGCAGCACAAAGTTTAAAAGCCAGGTGGTCTGCCATGATACCAACCTTTTGTTTGCAGAGGCGCCCGAAGCGTATAAGCCTGTGGAACAGGTCATAGAGTCGCTCCGGGAGTTTGGACTGATCGATGTGGTTGCCGTGCTGCGCCCTTTGATCACATATAAAGGGTAG
- a CDS encoding YhcH/YjgK/YiaL family protein, giving the protein MIVTTLEESARYHVLGENVKKALEWLKANDIREMEDGRYALDGTVLSKSSLLDMNAKEKQGVFILVQRYTTRSIDDCWFEGHKKFIDIHYVADGMEYFCYTPLARAGKPVTEYDEVEDDFLYNRDYETGVLMKAGDVVIVYPEDVHMPQRRALVPSDVVKACIKIVI; this is encoded by the coding sequence ATGATAGTTACGACACTGGAAGAGAGCGCACGTTATCATGTATTGGGTGAGAATGTTAAGAAGGCGCTGGAGTGGCTGAAGGCAAATGATATCCGTGAGATGGAGGATGGGCGGTATGCTCTGGATGGAACGGTGTTGTCCAAGAGCAGTCTGCTGGATATGAATGCCAAGGAGAAGCAGGGCGTGTTTATTCTGGTTCAGCGTTATACCACTCGTTCGATTGATGACTGCTGGTTTGAGGGGCATAAGAAATTTATTGATATTCATTATGTGGCGGATGGGATGGAGTATTTCTGCTATACGCCTCTGGCCCGGGCAGGGAAGCCGGTTACGGAGTATGATGAGGTGGAAGATGATTTCCTGTATAACAGGGATTATGAGACTGGCGTCCTGATGAAAGCGGGAGATGTGGTCATCGTTTATCCGGAGGATGTACATATGCCGCAGCGCCGGGCGCTGGTGCCGTCAGATGTGGTGAAGGCCTGCATCAAGATCGTAATATAA
- the rsmI gene encoding 16S rRNA (cytidine(1402)-2'-O)-methyltransferase, whose amino-acid sequence MAEGTTGKLYLCATPIGNLDDITLRVLNTLKEADLIAAEDTRHSIKLLNHFDIKTPMTSYHEFNKIDKARYLVGQMQQGVNIALVTDAGTPGISDPGEELVKQCYEAGIEVTSLPGPAACVTALTISGLSTRRFCFEAFLPVDKKQRQWILEELKEETRTIVIYEAPHHLVRTLKELSEVLGSTRRITICRELTKKYEEAYRTTFEEAVSHYEDEEPKGECVIVIEGRSISEMVEEQQKSWEDMTMEEHMDIYLDQGIDRKEAMKLVAKDRGIAKRDVYQSLLK is encoded by the coding sequence ATGGCTGAAGGCACTACTGGAAAATTATATTTGTGTGCAACTCCCATCGGCAATCTGGACGATATTACCCTGCGGGTGCTGAATACGTTAAAGGAAGCTGATCTGATCGCGGCGGAAGATACCAGGCACAGCATCAAGCTTCTGAATCATTTTGATATCAAAACGCCAATGACCAGTTACCATGAGTTTAACAAGATTGACAAGGCGCGGTATCTGGTAGGTCAGATGCAGCAGGGCGTAAATATCGCTCTGGTGACGGATGCAGGCACGCCTGGTATCTCAGACCCGGGGGAAGAGCTGGTGAAGCAATGCTATGAAGCCGGGATCGAGGTGACGTCCCTGCCGGGGCCCGCGGCCTGTGTGACGGCGTTGACGATCTCGGGGCTTTCTACCAGAAGATTCTGTTTTGAGGCGTTTCTGCCGGTGGATAAAAAACAGAGGCAGTGGATTTTGGAGGAGCTTAAGGAGGAGACCAGGACCATTGTTATCTATGAGGCGCCGCATCATCTGGTACGGACATTAAAGGAGCTTTCGGAGGTTCTGGGAAGTACCCGCAGGATCACGATCTGCCGGGAGCTGACAAAGAAATACGAGGAGGCATACCGGACTACGTTTGAGGAAGCGGTTTCCCATTATGAGGATGAAGAACCCAAGGGAGAGTGCGTGATCGTCATCGAAGGGCGCAGCATCAGTGAGATGGTAGAGGAACAGCAGAAATCCTGGGAAGATATGACCATGGAAGAGCATATGGACATTTATCTGGATCAGGGGATTGACCGGAAAGAGGCGATGAAGCTGGTGGCAAAAGACCGGGGGATCGCAAAGAGAGACGTGTATCAGAGCCTGCTGAAATAA
- a CDS encoding metalloprotease family protein → MFIIPGFLVSAVTFPGVIVHESAHQLFCRIFRVPVYDVVYFQMKNPCGYVAHEPTERPLASFMISVGPFLVNTVLGMLIVFPAAIELFRFEVYHNVLSLLLGWLGISILMHAFPSTGDAKVMVQSILKNPDVNLFVKIITAPVIGLVYLGAIGSMMWLDFIYAVAMAMVLPNLIVMMLR, encoded by the coding sequence ATGTTTATCATACCAGGCTTTTTAGTCTCAGCAGTCACGTTTCCCGGTGTTATCGTACATGAATCGGCACATCAGTTATTCTGCCGCATTTTTCGTGTGCCGGTTTATGATGTTGTTTATTTCCAGATGAAGAATCCATGCGGATATGTTGCCCATGAGCCTACAGAACGTCCATTGGCATCCTTTATGATCTCAGTAGGGCCGTTTTTGGTCAATACGGTGCTTGGAATGCTGATCGTATTTCCGGCAGCCATAGAATTGTTCCGGTTTGAGGTGTACCACAATGTGCTTTCCCTGCTGCTTGGATGGCTGGGGATCTCCATATTGATGCATGCATTTCCCAGTACCGGAGATGCAAAGGTGATGGTACAGTCTATTTTAAAGAACCCGGATGTAAACTTATTTGTTAAAATCATTACGGCTCCTGTTATCGGGCTGGTCTATCTTGGGGCGATCGGCTCCATGATGTGGCTGGATTTTATCTATGCGGTTGCCATGGCGATGGTGCTGCCAAACCTGATCGTGATGATGCTCAGATAG
- a CDS encoding helix-turn-helix transcriptional regulator, translated as MDNERILDEIEALMKQRGMTRYRLSKASGIKHSTLTTMLNKRSIISINNLNKISEAFGMRLSEFIRLVEDHKENNRVNDFPIAEWEPLSPEYKYLVVYMMRGMNEKLKG; from the coding sequence ATGGATAATGAAAGGATATTGGATGAGATAGAAGCGTTGATGAAGCAAAGGGGAATGACAAGATACAGACTCTCTAAAGCGAGTGGAATCAAACACTCTACACTGACTACAATGCTGAACAAAAGAAGTATTATCAGTATCAATAATCTGAATAAGATCAGTGAAGCATTTGGTATGAGGCTTTCAGAATTTATCAGGCTGGTAGAGGATCATAAAGAAAATAACAGGGTTAATGACTTTCCGATAGCAGAGTGGGAACCGTTGAGTCCGGAATATAAGTATTTGGTGGTTTATATGATGCGGGGGATGAACGAAAAGTTGAAAGGTTAG
- the prfH gene encoding peptide chain release factor H — MKIQISSGQGPAECELAVGLFYAQLQKEIRDIRTVQCVRGKKPGGYASVIFETDEDISGLEGSVLWVCRSPYRPAHKRKNWYIDVSILEQAPKLKTELQLRFETFRCGGKGGQNVNKVETGVRVIHIPTGISVVSTEARSQHMNKKIAVNRLCDILAEYNAQQDRREKELAWLEHTRLERGNPVRVYEGEKFLVRGTQPDR, encoded by the coding sequence ATGAAGATACAGATCAGTTCCGGTCAGGGACCGGCGGAGTGTGAGCTTGCAGTGGGGCTTTTTTATGCACAGCTGCAAAAGGAGATAAGGGATATTAGGACAGTTCAGTGCGTGCGGGGCAAAAAGCCGGGGGGTTATGCATCGGTCATTTTTGAGACGGATGAGGATATAAGCGGCCTGGAGGGGAGTGTACTCTGGGTCTGCCGCAGCCCATACCGGCCTGCCCATAAGCGGAAGAACTGGTATATTGATGTGAGCATTCTGGAACAGGCGCCGAAGCTTAAAACAGAGCTGCAGCTTAGGTTTGAGACATTTCGCTGCGGAGGCAAGGGCGGCCAGAATGTAAATAAGGTGGAAACCGGGGTTCGCGTGATCCATATCCCCACGGGGATTTCCGTGGTATCAACGGAAGCCAGGAGTCAGCATATGAATAAAAAGATTGCGGTGAACCGGCTCTGTGATATTCTGGCGGAATATAATGCGCAGCAGGACAGGAGAGAGAAGGAGCTGGCCTGGTTAGAGCATACCAGATTGGAGCGGGGGAATCCGGTGAGGGTTTATGAAGGGGAGAAATTTTTGGTCAGGGGGACGCAGCCGGATCGTTAG
- a CDS encoding tRNA1(Val) (adenine(37)-N6)-methyltransferase, translated as MSSQDITSQTMEMFGADERIDDLQRNGYRIIQKKNGFCFGMDAVLLSGFARVKAGETAVDLGTGTGIIPILLEAKTEGRHFTGLEIQEEFAKMAVRSVRLNGLEDRVEIVQGDIREASRLFGKASFDVVTSNPPYMNDSHGLKNPDLPKAIARHEVLCTLEDVVREAALLLKPGGRFYMVHRPHRLAEIISALREYRLEPKRMKLVHPFVDKEANMVLIEAVRGGRSMMKVEAPVIVYREPGVYTDEIYTIYGY; from the coding sequence ATGAGTAGTCAGGATATCACGAGCCAGACCATGGAAATGTTTGGGGCGGATGAGAGGATTGATGATTTACAGCGGAATGGGTACCGCATTATCCAGAAGAAAAACGGATTCTGTTTTGGGATGGATGCGGTGCTGTTGTCGGGATTTGCCCGTGTGAAGGCCGGTGAGACTGCGGTTGATCTGGGAACGGGGACGGGCATCATACCGATCCTTCTGGAGGCGAAGACGGAAGGAAGACATTTTACCGGCCTGGAGATCCAGGAGGAGTTTGCTAAAATGGCTGTGCGCAGTGTAAGGCTTAACGGCCTGGAGGACCGGGTGGAGATTGTTCAGGGAGATATCAGGGAAGCCAGCCGGTTGTTCGGTAAGGCTTCTTTTGATGTTGTGACATCCAATCCGCCATATATGAATGACAGTCATGGACTGAAAAATCCGGATCTGCCCAAGGCGATCGCACGCCATGAGGTGCTGTGCACGCTGGAGGATGTGGTGCGGGAGGCGGCGCTTCTTTTGAAGCCCGGGGGCAGGTTCTATATGGTACACCGCCCTCACCGTCTGGCAGAGATCATTTCCGCGCTGAGAGAATACCGGTTGGAGCCGAAGCGCATGAAGCTGGTGCATCCTTTTGTGGATAAGGAAGCCAATATGGTACTGATCGAAGCAGTGCGGGGCGGCCGGTCCATGATGAAGGTGGAAGCGCCAGTGATCGTATATCGGGAGCCGGGCGTATATACGGATGAGATCTATACGATCTATGGATATTAA